In Salarias fasciatus unplaced genomic scaffold, fSalaFa1.1, whole genome shotgun sequence, a single window of DNA contains:
- the LOC115385317 gene encoding GTPase IMAP family member 9-like isoform X1 → MAAKPWRAILLGKTGSGKSMFGNALIGKNVFEVDRSPNSGTSECKAVTKENGEITVIDTPGFFDNTTSPEKQRYETIKTTVECSPGPHALLILLKVEKFTQHEKQVIIKIKELFSEEAFKYAILVFTHGEQLAQGKKIKEFVLENKDLSELLKKCGGRCHVVDNEYWNNNQPDLYRDNQFQIRQLLSTINELVQQHGGECYTNKLLQEVEKNIQKETKRTGSRERAKKNVTDFFFKKSAGIDPKVLLEALLGIPEMVKVVLSAVFGLPGVTMWTTLGAAVGATVGAFAGPVGGAVGAAAGVAVGGALGGFFTGWWGKPKTE, encoded by the exons ATGGCAG CAAAACCTTGGAGAGCcatcctgctgggaaaaaccgGATCAGGAAAAAGCATGTTTGGCAATGCCTTGATTGGAAAAAATGTCTTTGAGGTGGATCGTTCTCCAAACTCTGGTACAAGTGAATGTAAGGCAGTCACTAAAGAGAATGGTGAGATCACAGTGATTGATACTCCTGGTTTCTTTGACAACACAACAAGCCCAGAGAAACAAAGATATGAAACAATAAAGACTACCGTAGAGTGCTCACCTGGACCTCATGCTTTGCTCATTCTCCTCAAAGTGGAGAAATTCACTCAGCATGAGAAGCAggttattataaaaataaaagagctTTTTTCTGAAGAGGCTTTTAAATATGCTATATTGGTCTTCACTCATGGTGAACAGCTTGCTCAGGGCAAGAAAATCAAAGAGTTTGTCCTTGAAAACAAGGATCTGAGTgagttgttaaaaaaatgtgGTGGCCGCTGTCATGTTGTTGATAATGAATACTGGAACAACAACCAGCCAGATCTTTACAGAGACAACCAGTTCCAGATCAGACAGTTGCTCAGCACGATCAATGAACTGGTGCAGCAACATGGAGGAGAATGCTACACCAATAAGCTGCTGCAAGAAGTGGAGAAAAACATCCAGAAAGAGACGAAGCGAACCGGATCCAGAGAGAGggcaaagaaaaatgtcactGACTTTTTCTTCAAGAAATCAGCTGGCATTGACCCAAAAGTGTTACTGGAAGCTTTACTTGGCATACCAGAAATGGTTAAAGTGGTTCTTTCAGCAGTTTTTGGTCTCCCTGGTGTTACTATGTGGACAACTCTTGGAGCAGCAGTTGGAGCAACAGTTGGAGCATTTGCAGGTCCTGTAGGGGGTGCtgttggagctgctgcaggggtCGCTGTTGGAGGGGCTTTGGGAGGTTTTTTCACTGGGTGGTGGGGGAAACCAAAGACTGAATAA
- the LOC115385317 gene encoding GTPase IMAP family member 9-like isoform X2, which translates to MFGNALIGKNVFEVDRSPNSGTSECKAVTKENGEITVIDTPGFFDNTTSPEKQRYETIKTTVECSPGPHALLILLKVEKFTQHEKQVIIKIKELFSEEAFKYAILVFTHGEQLAQGKKIKEFVLENKDLSELLKKCGGRCHVVDNEYWNNNQPDLYRDNQFQIRQLLSTINELVQQHGGECYTNKLLQEVEKNIQKETKRTGSRERAKKNVTDFFFKKSAGIDPKVLLEALLGIPEMVKVVLSAVFGLPGVTMWTTLGAAVGATVGAFAGPVGGAVGAAAGVAVGGALGGFFTGWWGKPKTE; encoded by the coding sequence ATGTTTGGCAATGCCTTGATTGGAAAAAATGTCTTTGAGGTGGATCGTTCTCCAAACTCTGGTACAAGTGAATGTAAGGCAGTCACTAAAGAGAATGGTGAGATCACAGTGATTGATACTCCTGGTTTCTTTGACAACACAACAAGCCCAGAGAAACAAAGATATGAAACAATAAAGACTACCGTAGAGTGCTCACCTGGACCTCATGCTTTGCTCATTCTCCTCAAAGTGGAGAAATTCACTCAGCATGAGAAGCAggttattataaaaataaaagagctTTTTTCTGAAGAGGCTTTTAAATATGCTATATTGGTCTTCACTCATGGTGAACAGCTTGCTCAGGGCAAGAAAATCAAAGAGTTTGTCCTTGAAAACAAGGATCTGAGTgagttgttaaaaaaatgtgGTGGCCGCTGTCATGTTGTTGATAATGAATACTGGAACAACAACCAGCCAGATCTTTACAGAGACAACCAGTTCCAGATCAGACAGTTGCTCAGCACGATCAATGAACTGGTGCAGCAACATGGAGGAGAATGCTACACCAATAAGCTGCTGCAAGAAGTGGAGAAAAACATCCAGAAAGAGACGAAGCGAACCGGATCCAGAGAGAGggcaaagaaaaatgtcactGACTTTTTCTTCAAGAAATCAGCTGGCATTGACCCAAAAGTGTTACTGGAAGCTTTACTTGGCATACCAGAAATGGTTAAAGTGGTTCTTTCAGCAGTTTTTGGTCTCCCTGGTGTTACTATGTGGACAACTCTTGGAGCAGCAGTTGGAGCAACAGTTGGAGCATTTGCAGGTCCTGTAGGGGGTGCtgttggagctgctgcaggggtCGCTGTTGGAGGGGCTTTGGGAGGTTTTTTCACTGGGTGGTGGGGGAAACCAAAGACTGAATAA
- the LOC115385310 gene encoding GTPase IMAP family member 8-like, producing the protein MSNQEEEETRPKHSTQPPSYFKEYENQQKYQMSRREHSLEEGSVGHQRCESPGPQHRPRESQSPHHQQRESRGAQHRCRESPGPRHRRHQSQSPCHRRFESPGPQHQCSAPLRIILLGKTGSGKSKFGNALIGENVFYVDGSANSGTGKCQAATKRNGEITVVDTPGFLEEVDLKPEIGKSITECSPGPHAFLIVLKVEKYTEHEKQIITKIKLFSEEAFKYAVLVFTHGDQLPQGKMIQEFVSEKEDLKELLNKCGGRCHVVIINTGTTTSQSITETTSSRSDSCSARSMKWWSKTEEAATPMSCCKQWRETSEKRRSEPDPERRQRKMSLRPSSRRQILAEKCYWELFLVIRQWLKGFFQLYLVLQVLPQRQLLEQQLELVLQVL; encoded by the exons ATGTCcaatcaagaagaagaagaaaccaggCCTAAACACTCAACTCAACCCCCATCGTACTTCAAGGAGTATGAG AATCAGCAAAAATATCAAATGAGCCGGAGAGAACACAGCCTCGAGGAAGGGTCAGTTGGTCATCAACGCTGTGAGTCTCCAGGTCCACAACATCGACCTCGTGAGTCCCAGAGTCCACACCATCAACAGCGTGAGTCTCGAGGTGCACAGCATCGATGCCGTGAGTCTCCAGGCCCACGTCATCGACGCCATCAGTCCCAGAGCCCATGCCATCGACGTTTTGAGTCTCCAGGTCCACAACATCAGTGCT CAGCACCTCTGAGAATcatcctgctgggaaaaactgGATCAGGAAAAAGCAAGTTTGGCAATGCCTTGAttggagaaaatgtgttttacgtGGATGGTTCTGCAAACTCTGGTACAGGTAAATGTCAGGCAGCCACCAAAAGAAATGGCGAAATCACAGTGGTTGATACTCCTGGTTTCCTCGAAGAAGTAGATCTCAAACCTGAGATTGGGAAGAGTATCACAGAGTGCTCACCTGGACCGCATGCTTTTCTCATTGTCCTCAAAGTGGAGAAATACACTGAGCATGAGAAGCAGATTATtacaaaaataaagttattttctgaAGAGGCTTTTAAATACGCTGTGCTGGTTTTCACTCATGGTGACCAGCTTCCTCAGGGAAAGATGATCCAAGAGTTTGTCAGTGAAAAAGAGGATCTGAAAGAGCTTTTAAACAAATGTGGTGGCCGCTGTCATGTTGTTATAATAAATACTGGAACAACAACCAGCCAGAgcattacagaaacaaccagtTCCAGATCAGACAGCTGCTCAGCACGATCAATGAAATGGTGGAGCAAAACGGAGGAGGCTGCTACACCAATGAGTTGCTGCAAGCAGTGgagagaaacatcagagaagaGACGGAGCGAACCGGATCCAGAGAGGAggcaaagaaaaatgtctttgaGACCTTCGTCAAGAAGGCAGATATTGGCCGAGAAGTGTTACTGGGAGCTTTTCTTGGTGATCCGGCAATGGTTGAAAGGGTTCTTTCAGTTGTATTTGGTGTTGCAGGTGCTGCCACAGAGGCAGCTGTTGGAGCAGCAGTTGGAGCTTGTGTTGCAGGTCCTGTAG